The bacterium genome contains the following window.
CCAGATATGGTTGGTCCGAAGACCCAGGCAGCCTCCATGGCTGGAGGAGTCACGCCCTGAGCGTGGCTCAGGTGTCACGGACGCGGTCAGAATCCTCCTTAGCGGACGCGAAGTCTTACGACCCCCCAGCAGAGGCTTGAGGGCAGCGTAGCGATCTCCTGCGGTAGCGTGCCGCCAGGAGGTCCAGAAGGATGCCGAGCCTCGATAAGGAGGAGATCGTGACAGTTCGAGTGTTGGCCAAGAAGGGTCAGAACCACTGTGAGATTGCGCAGACTCTCGGGGTGACCGAGGGGACGGTGCGCTACCACCTGCGTCGAGCGGCCGAGGGCGCGGAGGATGGTCGCAAGTCGAAGACGTTCAGAGTCGAGCCCCTGGCGGAGGTGATCGCCGCCTGGCACGCGGATCGGGCCGAGTCGCCGCGTCCGGTCAACGTGCAGGAGCTCTCGGACCACCTGGTCGAGGAGCATCGCTACGCGGGCTCGTATCGCTCGGTGTTGCGCTACGTGCGCAGGCACTATCCGAAGCCGAAGATCCGGACGTACCGGCGGGTGGAGACGCCGGCGGGAGCGCAGTCTCAAACCGACTGGGGTGAGTTTCCACGGGTGGACGTGGGGGACGGTCCGGAACCGCTGCACGCGTTCCTGATGGTGCTGTCGCACAGCCGCAAGCCGGCGCTGATCTGGAGCCGAGAGTCGGATCAGCTGAGCTGGCTGACCTGCCACAATCGGTCGTACGAGCGCCTGGCCGGCGTGGCGGCGGTCAATCGGATCGACAACGTGAAGACGGCGATCAGCCAGGGAGCCGGTGCCTGGGGTGTGATCCATCCCGCCTACCGAGCCTACGCCCAGGCGGTGGGCTTCCACATCGACGCGTGTGCGCCTCGGGCCGGCAATGCCAAGGGGAAGGTCGAGGCGAAGGTGCGCCTGTCGCGTCT
Protein-coding sequences here:
- a CDS encoding IS21 family transposase, with product MPSLDKEEIVTVRVLAKKGQNHCEIAQTLGVTEGTVRYHLRRAAEGAEDGRKSKTFRVEPLAEVIAAWHADRAESPRPVNVQELSDHLVEEHRYAGSYRSVLRYVRRHYPKPKIRTYRRVETPAGAQSQTDWGEFPRVDVGDGPEPLHAFLMVLSHSRKPALIWSRESDQLSWLTCHNRSYERLAGVAAVNRIDNVKTAISQGAGAWGVIHPAYRAYAQAVGFHIDACAPRAGNAKGKVEAKVRLSRLRVDPTCRPHEGLEALQSWSDRRLETWCRRATCAATGETIHASWERELELLAPLPILPEPFDIAVTRPVHKDCMVRFEDRSYPVPFAHVGTQVEVRGCAGKVQILAAGRIVREYPRGTARRVLVDPSCYEGEATDRVLPPTPLGKMGRRLQEIYEQPVHQRPLDLYAALAEVAR